From Candidatus Schekmanbacteria bacterium, one genomic window encodes:
- the csm3 gene encoding type III-A CRISPR-associated RAMP protein Csm3 → MKLMDIKKIEGKIKLLTGLHIGGGGNEMHIGGIDNPVVKHPHTMEPYIPGSSLKGKVRSLLEMQSGLIIHTGGSVLSGSTLKKLKNDEDKEKCKAILKIFGSSGADKDDESEFGPTRVSFADCYLNAKWKENADNKRLLLTETKSENSINRIKGTAENPRFIERVPAGAEFDFSLTFKILEESDNVLFNKYLLNGLKLLEMDCLGGSGSRGYGRISFTFEKPKDLNNKFRELNPFQ, encoded by the coding sequence ATGAAGTTAATGGATATAAAAAAGATTGAAGGAAAAATAAAATTGTTAACCGGTCTTCATATTGGGGGTGGGGGAAATGAAATGCATATTGGAGGTATTGATAACCCAGTCGTAAAGCATCCCCATACAATGGAGCCCTATATTCCCGGCTCTTCACTAAAAGGTAAGGTGCGTTCACTTTTAGAGATGCAAAGTGGATTGATAATTCATACTGGCGGAAGTGTTCTATCAGGAAGTACTTTAAAAAAACTTAAAAATGATGAAGATAAAGAGAAGTGTAAAGCCATATTAAAGATTTTTGGCTCCAGTGGTGCAGATAAAGATGATGAATCAGAATTTGGACCAACTCGTGTATCTTTTGCTGATTGTTATCTCAATGCCAAGTGGAAGGAAAATGCAGATAACAAACGATTACTGTTGACAGAAACAAAATCAGAAAATTCTATAAATCGAATAAAAGGTACAGCTGAGAACCCGCGTTTTATTGAAAGAGTTCCGGCAGGAGCTGAATTTGATTTTTCGCTAACATTTAAGATTCTTGAAGAAAGTGATAATGTGTTATTCAATAAATATCTTTTGAATGGGCTTAAACTCCTCGAAATGGATTGTCTTGGCGGTAGTGGCAGCCGTGGCTATGGCCGTATATCTTTTACCTTTGAGAAGCCAAAAGATTTAAACAATAAATTTCGCGAACTCAACCCTTTTCAATAA
- the csm2 gene encoding type III-A CRISPR-associated protein Csm2 encodes MGIEFWKDKENKVINPQLFSEIADREAKKVHNAGENRNKPSQIRKFYDEVLRYDSIIKSEQGKFEEILPYINMLKAKAAYALGRKHITEEFKELISDCLSQIHNKEDFDVFVNFFESFMGYYRFYRPKEN; translated from the coding sequence ATGGGTATTGAATTTTGGAAGGATAAAGAAAATAAAGTCATTAACCCACAACTTTTTTCAGAAATTGCAGATCGAGAAGCAAAAAAAGTACATAACGCTGGCGAAAATCGCAATAAACCGTCTCAAATTAGAAAATTTTATGATGAAGTTTTGAGATATGACAGCATAATCAAATCCGAACAAGGAAAATTTGAAGAGATTTTGCCATATATAAATATGCTTAAAGCCAAAGCGGCTTATGCGTTAGGAAGGAAGCATATTACAGAAGAATTCAAAGAGCTCATTTCAGATTGTCTTTCTCAAATACATAATAAAGAAGATTTTGATGTCTTCGTTAATTTTTTTGAATCTTTTATGGGATATTATAGGTTTTATAGGCCAAAAGAAAATTAA
- the cas10 gene encoding type III-A CRISPR-associated protein Cas10/Csm1: MDENIYKIALAGLFHDIGKFAQRGGFNLDTEYFNNNAGLYLPSYNNNFTHYHALYTAAFIENIEKLLPPEFNSANWGLDDSFINLAAMHHKPETPLQWIVAVADRTSSGFERSEFEEYNKGILPKDYKKTRLLTIFESINLTKNERIMDRDNYKFNYKLSELSPTTIFPIEKKDISNEDASKEYEQLFKNFLFALEKLEHRHIYNLWLEHFDTLYMIFASHIPSATVGNVIPDISLYDHSRATSAIASALYLYHKENDSLTIEEIKKEDENKLLFIRTDFYGIQDFIFSEGGATNKASAKLLRGRSFAISLLSELTADMICRECGLTPLSTILKAAGKTTIIAPNTNKIKEAVERVNEKINDWLLKKYYGEASIGISYTSAKLDDLSTNKIDSLFERINNDSEEIKHNRFKIAQKGGVVSTYLSSFNNDLSKKLCPYCGKRPSDVEVENDKLLTLGNESGSACKICRDHIFIGTNLVKNDQIAIFRKDAEIKGECFKDPIFDFYQISFSVKGKLVEAAHKGDLLKYWNISNPQEEGISKNITVKFLNGYVPVYASEDLNDDRYFQGDKTEKKQEELINDIKENKPKTFHHIAMMAIDKESKKGTEALGVLKADIDKLGTILRDGLKNKNISRLATFSRQLDYFFSIYIPYRLSSHSNYKDIYTIFAGGDDLFLIGPWNTIIDFAYETRKAFDDYVCNNPDITISAGISVNKPSEPIRILAEFSEEALENSKNFVADNGKKKNAVTLFGETVSWETFGEILKIGDSLEEWIDKKIINNAMLFKYNYFSSMAKLEQELLEKKEDIYPEDWECLKWKSLFRYNFVRNAGKSFYGDEKERILKQLNKTAEWISNYTGAMRIPIWKTIYNRR, from the coding sequence ACTGCTACCTCCAGAATTCAATAGTGCCAACTGGGGTTTGGATGATTCATTTATAAATTTGGCAGCAATGCACCACAAACCTGAAACACCTCTTCAATGGATTGTTGCAGTTGCGGATAGAACAAGCAGTGGTTTTGAAAGAAGTGAGTTTGAGGAATACAACAAAGGAATTTTGCCAAAAGATTATAAAAAAACTCGATTGCTTACCATTTTTGAGTCAATAAACCTAACAAAAAATGAAAGAATAATGGATAGAGATAATTATAAATTTAACTATAAATTAAGCGAATTATCGCCTACAACTATTTTCCCAATTGAAAAGAAAGATATCTCCAATGAAGATGCAAGTAAAGAATATGAGCAATTATTTAAAAATTTCTTATTTGCTTTAGAGAAATTAGAACATCGACACATCTATAATTTGTGGCTTGAACATTTTGATACTCTATATATGATTTTCGCTTCTCATATTCCCTCTGCAACTGTTGGAAATGTAATACCGGATATATCTTTATATGACCATTCAAGAGCCACTTCGGCTATTGCTTCAGCTTTGTACCTGTATCATAAAGAAAATGATTCCTTGACAATAGAAGAGATAAAAAAGGAGGACGAAAATAAACTGCTTTTTATTCGGACAGATTTTTATGGAATCCAAGATTTCATTTTTTCCGAAGGGGGAGCTACGAATAAAGCATCTGCAAAACTTTTACGCGGCAGGTCATTTGCAATCTCATTACTTTCAGAACTAACTGCAGATATGATTTGCAGAGAGTGTGGATTAACTCCGCTTTCAACAATTTTAAAAGCCGCAGGCAAAACAACGATTATTGCTCCAAATACAAATAAAATAAAAGAAGCTGTTGAAAGAGTAAATGAAAAGATAAATGATTGGCTTTTAAAAAAGTATTACGGAGAAGCAAGTATCGGAATATCGTATACCTCTGCAAAACTTGACGATTTAAGTACAAATAAAATTGACTCTCTCTTTGAAAGAATCAACAATGATTCAGAAGAAATAAAGCATAACCGTTTTAAAATTGCTCAAAAAGGCGGTGTGGTAAGCACTTATTTATCGTCATTCAATAATGATCTTTCTAAAAAATTATGTCCTTATTGTGGGAAAAGGCCCTCAGATGTAGAAGTTGAAAATGATAAGTTGCTTACATTAGGAAATGAATCTGGATCTGCCTGTAAAATTTGTAGAGATCACATATTTATTGGAACGAATCTTGTAAAAAATGATCAGATTGCAATTTTTAGAAAAGATGCAGAGATAAAGGGGGAATGCTTTAAGGATCCCATTTTTGACTTTTATCAAATCAGCTTTTCAGTCAAAGGTAAATTAGTTGAAGCAGCGCATAAGGGGGATTTGCTTAAATATTGGAATATATCAAATCCTCAAGAAGAAGGTATTTCCAAAAATATAACAGTTAAATTTTTAAATGGATATGTTCCGGTATATGCTAGTGAGGATTTAAACGATGACAGATATTTTCAAGGGGATAAAACTGAAAAGAAGCAGGAAGAATTGATAAATGACATCAAAGAAAATAAGCCAAAAACATTTCATCACATTGCTATGATGGCAATTGATAAAGAATCAAAAAAAGGTACAGAAGCATTAGGTGTTTTAAAAGCAGATATCGATAAACTTGGTACCATTCTTAGAGATGGATTGAAAAATAAAAATATTTCACGATTAGCAACTTTTAGCCGCCAACTGGACTATTTTTTCAGCATTTATATTCCCTATCGTCTAAGTTCTCATTCTAACTACAAGGATATATATACAATTTTTGCAGGAGGCGATGACCTCTTTTTAATTGGTCCTTGGAATACGATTATTGATTTTGCTTATGAAACAAGGAAAGCATTTGATGATTACGTATGCAATAATCCAGATATTACAATTTCTGCGGGGATTTCAGTAAACAAACCATCAGAACCTATTCGTATATTGGCAGAATTTTCTGAAGAAGCACTTGAAAATTCGAAAAATTTTGTCGCTGACAATGGAAAAAAGAAAAATGCAGTCACTCTTTTTGGGGAAACAGTTAGCTGGGAAACTTTCGGAGAGATTTTGAAAATAGGTGATTCCCTTGAGGAATGGATCGATAAAAAAATCATAAATAACGCAATGTTATTTAAATATAACTATTTTTCGTCTATGGCAAAACTTGAACAGGAACTTTTGGAAAAGAAAGAAGATATATATCCGGAAGATTGGGAGTGTCTAAAATGGAAATCTCTTTTTAGATATAATTTCGTTCGCAATGCCGGCAAGAGTTTCTATGGAGATGAAAAAGAAAGAATACTTAAACAGCTAAATAAAACAGCAGAATGGATTTCAAATTATACAGGTGCAATGAGAATTCCAATATGGAAAACAATTTATAATAGAAGATAA